One stretch of Streptomyces sp. NBC_01363 DNA includes these proteins:
- the opcA gene encoding glucose-6-phosphate dehydrogenase assembly protein OpcA, producing MKIDLTETTSSKINQALVSARRAIGTPAIGMVLTLVIVTDEENAYDALKSAGDASREHPSRIIAVIKRVSRSPRSRRDARLDAEVRVGSDAGTGETVVLRLHGELVNHAQSVVLPLLLPDAPVVVWWPEDAPADPAKDPLGALAQRRITDAYSAEHPGKELAARADSYNPGDTDLAWTRITPWRSMLAAALDQQHVEVVSATVEGESENPSCELLAMWLADRLKVPVERTVSAGPGLTAVRMETKNGVIVLDRPDGSLATLSMQGQPDRAVALKRRDTAELLAEELRRLDPDNTYEATVKFGVSKLGGPAGPQPAEPAPAAAPAAAKKTAAKKAASK from the coding sequence ATGAAGATCGATCTCACGGAGACCACTTCCAGCAAGATCAACCAGGCGCTGGTCTCGGCCCGCCGGGCCATCGGCACCCCGGCCATCGGCATGGTGCTCACCCTGGTCATCGTCACCGACGAGGAGAACGCGTACGACGCGCTCAAGTCGGCCGGTGACGCCTCGCGCGAGCATCCCTCGCGGATCATCGCGGTGATCAAGCGGGTCAGCCGCTCGCCGCGCAGCCGCCGGGACGCCCGGCTCGACGCCGAGGTGCGGGTCGGTTCCGACGCGGGCACCGGCGAGACGGTCGTACTGCGTCTCCACGGCGAGCTGGTCAACCACGCCCAGTCGGTGGTCCTGCCGCTGCTGCTGCCGGACGCCCCGGTCGTGGTCTGGTGGCCCGAGGACGCGCCCGCCGACCCGGCGAAGGACCCGCTGGGCGCGCTCGCCCAGCGCCGGATCACGGACGCGTACTCGGCGGAGCACCCGGGCAAGGAGCTGGCGGCGCGCGCCGACTCGTACAACCCGGGCGACACCGATCTGGCCTGGACACGCATCACGCCGTGGCGCTCGATGCTGGCGGCCGCGCTCGACCAGCAGCACGTCGAGGTCGTCTCGGCGACGGTCGAGGGCGAGTCGGAGAACCCGAGCTGCGAGCTGCTCGCCATGTGGCTCGCGGACCGGCTCAAGGTGCCGGTGGAGCGCACCGTCTCCGCCGGCCCCGGTCTGACGGCCGTGCGGATGGAGACCAAGAACGGCGTCATCGTCCTGGACCGTCCCGACGGTTCGCTGGCCACGCTCTCGATGCAGGGCCAGCCGGACCGCGCGGTGGCGCTCAAGCGGCGGGACACCGCCGAGCTGCTCGCCGAGGAGCTGCGCCGTCTGGACCCGGACAACACCTACGAGGCGACGGTGAAGTTCGGCGTGTCGAAGCTCGGCGGACCGGCCGGCCCGCAGCCGGCCGAGCCCGCCCCGGCCGCCGCCCCGGCCGCCGCGAAGAAGACCGCGGCCAAGAAGGCGGCGTCGAAGTGA
- the zwf gene encoding glucose-6-phosphate dehydrogenase, whose protein sequence is MSGVPGANPLRDPQDRRLPRIAGPSGLVIFGVTGDLSRKKLMPAVYDLANRGLLPPGFSLIGFARREWQDEDFAQEVHDAVKQHARTPFREEVWQQLIQGMRFVQGNFDDDEAFEHLKTTIQELDKAQGTGGNFAFYLSVPPKFFPKVVQQLKKHGLADQKEGSWRRAVIEKPFGHDLKSAQELNQIVHDVFPPNEVFRIDHYLGKETVQNILALRFANTMFEPIWNRSYVDHVQITMAEDIGIGGRAGYYDGIGAARDVIQNHLLQLLALTAMEEPGSFHPKALVAEKLKVLTAVELPEDLGKHTVRAQYVHAWQGGEEVPGYLDEDGIDPKSKTDTYAAIKLTINNRRWAGVPFYLRTGKRLGRRVTEIAVVFKRAPYLPFESGATEELGGNALVIRVQPDEGVTVRFGSKVPGTSMEVRDVTMDFAYGESFTESSPEAYERLILDVLLGDANLFPRHQEVELSWNILDPIEEYWDKHGKPAQYPAGTWGPAEADEMLARDGRSWRRP, encoded by the coding sequence TTGTCTGGTGTTCCCGGAGCCAACCCGCTTCGTGACCCCCAGGACCGACGGCTCCCGCGCATCGCGGGACCGTCGGGCCTGGTGATCTTCGGGGTCACGGGCGATTTGTCCCGCAAAAAGCTGATGCCCGCCGTCTATGACCTGGCCAATCGCGGCCTGTTGCCGCCGGGTTTCTCCCTCATCGGTTTCGCACGCCGCGAGTGGCAGGACGAGGACTTCGCACAGGAGGTCCACGACGCCGTCAAGCAGCACGCCCGTACGCCGTTCCGCGAAGAGGTCTGGCAGCAGCTCATCCAGGGGATGCGCTTCGTCCAGGGCAACTTCGACGACGACGAGGCCTTCGAGCACCTGAAGACCACGATCCAGGAGCTGGACAAGGCGCAGGGCACGGGCGGCAACTTCGCCTTCTACCTGTCCGTGCCGCCGAAGTTCTTCCCCAAGGTCGTCCAGCAGCTCAAGAAGCACGGACTCGCCGACCAGAAGGAGGGCTCCTGGCGGCGTGCCGTCATCGAGAAGCCCTTCGGCCACGACCTGAAGAGCGCGCAGGAGCTCAACCAGATCGTGCACGACGTGTTCCCGCCCAACGAGGTCTTCCGGATCGACCACTACCTGGGCAAGGAGACCGTCCAGAACATCCTGGCGCTGCGGTTCGCCAACACGATGTTCGAGCCGATCTGGAACAGGTCGTACGTCGACCACGTCCAGATCACGATGGCCGAGGACATCGGCATCGGCGGCCGGGCCGGCTACTACGACGGCATCGGCGCCGCCCGCGACGTCATCCAGAACCACCTGCTCCAGCTGCTGGCACTGACCGCGATGGAGGAGCCCGGCTCCTTCCACCCGAAGGCCCTGGTCGCCGAGAAGCTCAAGGTGCTCACGGCGGTGGAGCTGCCGGAGGACCTGGGCAAGCACACGGTGCGCGCCCAGTACGTGCACGCGTGGCAGGGCGGCGAGGAGGTCCCCGGGTACCTCGACGAGGACGGCATCGACCCCAAGTCGAAGACCGACACCTACGCCGCGATCAAGCTGACGATCAACAACCGCCGCTGGGCGGGCGTGCCGTTCTACCTCCGTACCGGAAAGCGGCTCGGCCGCCGGGTCACGGAGATCGCGGTCGTCTTCAAGCGGGCTCCGTACCTGCCCTTCGAGTCCGGCGCCACCGAGGAGCTGGGCGGCAACGCCCTGGTCATCCGGGTCCAGCCGGACGAGGGCGTGACCGTGCGGTTCGGCTCCAAGGTGCCCGGCACCTCGATGGAGGTCCGGGACGTCACGATGGACTTCGCCTACGGCGAGTCCTTCACGGAGTCCAGCCCGGAGGCCTACGAGCGGCTCATCCTCGATGTGCTGCTCGGCGACGCCAACCTCTTCCCCCGGCACCAGGAGGTCGAGCTCTCCTGGAACATCCTCGACCCGATCGAGGAGTACTGGGACAAGCACGGCAAGCCCGCACAGTACCCGGCGGGCACCTGGGGTCCGGCCGAGGCCGACGAGATGCTCGCACGAGACGGACGGAGCTGGCGCCGGCCATGA
- the tal gene encoding transaldolase, with product MTDALKRLSDEGVAIWLDDLSRKRITSGNLAELIDQQHVVGVTTNPSIFQKAISHGDGYEQQLTDLATRKVTVDEAIRMITTADVRDAADILRPVFDATDGQDGRVSIEVDPRLAHRTDATVAEAKQLAWLVDRPNTLIKIPATKAGLPAITEVIGKGISVNVTLIFSLERYREVMDAYLAGLEKAKAAGLDLSRIHSVASFFVSRVDTEIDKRLDSLGTDEAKALKGKAALANARLAYEAYEEVFSSDRWAALDKAQANKQRPLWASTGVKDPAYKDTLYVVDLVAPGTVNTMPEATLDATADHGQITGDTITGTYEQSRAELDAVAKLGISYDDVVQLLEDEGVEKFEAAWIDLLNSTEAELKRLAPSEG from the coding sequence ATGACAGACGCACTCAAGCGCCTCTCCGACGAGGGCGTGGCGATCTGGCTCGATGACCTGTCGCGCAAGCGGATCACCTCGGGCAACCTCGCCGAGCTGATCGACCAGCAGCACGTCGTGGGCGTCACCACCAACCCGTCGATCTTCCAGAAGGCGATCTCGCACGGGGACGGTTACGAGCAGCAGCTCACCGACCTCGCCACCCGCAAGGTCACGGTCGACGAGGCCATCCGCATGATCACGACGGCCGATGTACGGGACGCGGCGGACATCCTGCGTCCGGTCTTCGACGCCACGGACGGCCAGGACGGCCGGGTCTCCATCGAGGTCGACCCGCGTCTGGCCCACCGCACCGACGCCACCGTCGCCGAGGCCAAGCAGCTGGCCTGGCTGGTGGACCGGCCCAACACGCTCATCAAGATCCCGGCGACGAAGGCCGGTCTCCCGGCGATCACCGAGGTCATCGGCAAGGGCATCAGTGTCAACGTCACGCTGATCTTCTCGCTGGAGCGCTACCGCGAGGTCATGGACGCCTACCTGGCCGGCCTGGAGAAGGCGAAGGCCGCGGGCCTGGACCTCTCCAGGATCCACTCGGTGGCCTCGTTCTTCGTGTCCCGCGTGGACACCGAGATCGACAAGCGCCTCGACTCCCTCGGCACCGACGAGGCCAAGGCGCTCAAGGGCAAGGCGGCGCTCGCCAACGCCCGGCTCGCCTACGAGGCGTACGAGGAGGTCTTCTCCTCGGACCGCTGGGCCGCCCTCGACAAGGCCCAGGCCAACAAGCAGCGTCCGCTGTGGGCCTCGACCGGCGTCAAGGACCCCGCCTACAAGGACACCCTGTACGTCGTCGACCTGGTCGCCCCCGGCACGGTGAACACCATGCCCGAGGCCACCCTGGACGCCACGGCCGACCACGGGCAGATCACGGGCGACACCATCACCGGCACCTACGAGCAGTCCCGCGCCGAGCTCGACGCGGTGGCGAAGCTCGGGATCTCCTACGACGACGTCGTCCAGCTCCTCGAGGACGAGGGCGTCGAGAAGTTCGAGGCGGCCTGGATCGACCTGCTCAACTCGACCGAGGCGGAGCTCAAGCGCCTCGCCCCTTCGGAGGGCTGA
- the tkt gene encoding transketolase, which yields MSTKPTTTDLQWTELDQRAVDTVRVLAADAVQKVGNGHPGTAMSLAPAAYTLFQKVMRHDPADADWAGRDRFVLSAGHTSLTLYIQLYLAGYGLELDDLKAFRTWGSKTPGHPEYGHTTGVETTTGPLGQGVANAVGMAMAARYERGLFDPEAAPGTSPFDHMVWAIAGDGCLQEGISAEASSLAGHQKLGNLVLLWDDNHISIEGDTETAVSEDTLKRYEAYGWHVQRVEQLPNGDLDPAGLYRALQAAKAETGRPSFIAARSIIAWPAPHAQNTEASHGSALGDEEVAATKKVLGFDPEKTFEVADEVIAHTREALDRGREARGEWEKTFAAWRTANPQRAAEFDRIAAGELPAGWEDRLPVFEPGKGVATRAASGKVLQALGEIIPELWGGSADLAGSNNTTIDKTSSFLPAGNPLPGADPYGRTIHFGIREHAMAAAMNGIALHGNTRIYGGTFLVFSDYMRNAVRLSALMHLPVTYVWTHDSIGLGEDGPTHQPVEHLAALRAIPGLNIVRPADANETSIAWREILRRYTKVFGKGAPHGLALTRQGVPTYEANEDAAKGGYVLFEAEGGEAQVLLIGTGSEVHLAVEAREELQAAGIPTRVVSMPSVEWFEEQDQAYKDSVLPPSVKARVAVEAGIGLTWYRYVGDAGRIVSLEHFGASADAKVLFREFGFTGEHVAAAARESLAAATR from the coding sequence GTGAGCACCAAGCCGACCACCACAGATCTCCAGTGGACCGAATTGGACCAGCGGGCCGTGGACACTGTCCGTGTCCTTGCAGCGGACGCCGTACAGAAGGTCGGAAACGGCCACCCTGGTACGGCCATGAGCCTCGCTCCCGCCGCGTACACCCTCTTCCAGAAGGTGATGCGCCACGACCCCGCCGACGCGGACTGGGCCGGGCGCGACCGGTTCGTGCTCTCGGCCGGTCACACCAGCCTGACCCTCTACATCCAGCTCTACCTGGCCGGGTACGGCCTGGAGCTCGATGACCTCAAGGCCTTCCGCACCTGGGGCTCGAAGACCCCCGGCCACCCGGAGTACGGCCACACCACCGGCGTCGAGACGACCACCGGCCCGCTGGGCCAGGGTGTCGCCAACGCCGTGGGCATGGCGATGGCCGCCCGCTACGAGCGCGGCCTGTTCGACCCGGAGGCGGCCCCCGGCACCTCCCCGTTCGACCACATGGTCTGGGCCATCGCCGGTGACGGCTGCCTCCAGGAGGGCATCTCCGCGGAGGCGTCCTCGCTGGCCGGGCACCAGAAGCTGGGCAACCTGGTCCTGCTGTGGGACGACAACCACATCTCCATCGAGGGCGACACGGAGACCGCGGTCTCCGAGGACACCCTGAAGCGGTACGAGGCGTACGGCTGGCACGTCCAGCGCGTCGAGCAGTTGCCCAACGGCGACCTGGACCCGGCGGGTCTGTACCGCGCGCTGCAGGCCGCCAAGGCCGAGACCGGGCGCCCGTCGTTCATCGCGGCCCGCTCGATCATCGCCTGGCCCGCGCCGCACGCCCAGAACACCGAGGCCTCGCACGGCTCGGCGCTCGGTGACGAAGAGGTCGCCGCCACGAAGAAGGTCCTCGGTTTCGACCCGGAGAAGACCTTCGAGGTCGCCGACGAGGTCATCGCCCACACCCGTGAGGCACTGGACCGCGGCCGTGAGGCCCGGGGCGAGTGGGAGAAGACCTTCGCCGCGTGGCGCACCGCCAACCCGCAGCGCGCCGCCGAGTTCGACCGGATCGCCGCCGGCGAGCTGCCCGCGGGCTGGGAGGACCGGCTTCCGGTCTTCGAGCCGGGCAAGGGTGTCGCCACCCGTGCCGCCTCCGGCAAGGTGCTCCAGGCGCTCGGCGAGATCATCCCCGAGCTGTGGGGCGGCTCCGCCGACCTCGCGGGCTCGAACAACACCACGATCGACAAGACGTCGTCGTTCCTCCCGGCGGGCAACCCGCTGCCGGGCGCGGACCCGTACGGCCGCACGATCCACTTCGGTATCCGCGAGCACGCCATGGCCGCGGCCATGAACGGCATCGCGCTGCACGGCAACACCCGTATCTACGGCGGCACCTTCCTGGTGTTCTCCGACTACATGCGCAACGCCGTGCGCCTGTCCGCGCTGATGCACCTGCCGGTGACCTACGTGTGGACGCACGACTCGATCGGTCTCGGCGAGGACGGCCCGACCCACCAGCCGGTGGAGCACCTGGCCGCGCTGCGTGCCATCCCGGGCCTGAACATCGTCCGCCCGGCCGACGCCAACGAGACCTCCATCGCCTGGCGCGAGATCCTGCGCCGCTACACCAAGGTGTTCGGCAAGGGCGCCCCGCACGGTCTGGCGCTGACCCGCCAGGGCGTTCCGACGTACGAGGCGAACGAGGACGCGGCCAAGGGCGGCTACGTGCTCTTCGAGGCCGAAGGCGGCGAGGCCCAGGTCCTCCTCATCGGTACCGGCTCCGAGGTGCACCTCGCCGTCGAGGCGCGTGAGGAGCTGCAGGCGGCCGGCATTCCGACCCGGGTGGTCTCGATGCCGTCGGTCGAGTGGTTCGAGGAGCAGGACCAGGCGTACAAGGACAGCGTCCTGCCGCCGTCCGTGAAGGCGCGCGTCGCCGTCGAGGCCGGCATCGGCCTGACCTGGTACCGCTACGTCGGTGACGCCGGCCGGATCGTCTCGCTGGAGCACTTCGGTGCCTCGGCCGACGCCAAGGTCCTCTTCCGCGAGTTCGGCTTCACCGGCGAGCACGTCGCCGCCGCCGCGCGGGAATCTCTCGCGGCAGCCACGCGCTGA